The following nucleotide sequence is from Dunckerocampus dactyliophorus isolate RoL2022-P2 chromosome 7, RoL_Ddac_1.1, whole genome shotgun sequence.
GAATGCGCATGTGGTCGTCCAGGCTCTGAGGCGTGCTCAGCTTCTTCCCACACTCGGAACACTTCAACCCCAGATCCAGACAGATGGGCTTTTCCTCGGATTCTGTGTGTGGCTGGTGACACAAGTGAGGCCCCTGCCCCCAGGTGGTTTTGAAGCTCTTCCCACAGTCAACGCAGCATAGGTGCCCACCTCTAATGACCACTGACATGCTGTGCCAGCGCTGGCAGTGGTTCTTCAGATTCTTCAAGTACTGGAAGCTGCGCACACATGTCGGGCACGGGTGGAGCCGGCGGGTAGGAGCAGAAGGGTGGCTCTCTCTGACGTGGACCCGAAGGTAGACTTTGGAGCTGAAGGTGCTGCCGCAGACGGTGCAGGTGTGTTTGGGGATGAGGCTTTTTTGGGCGTGGCTGGAGAGGCATTTCTTCAGCTCAGCAAGGTACTCTTTTTGGTGGACCCACTTCACGTGCTTCTCCAGGAAGTCCAGGTCGGTGAAAGAGACGTCACAGTGAGGACAGGGGAAAAATTCAGACGACTCTAAGAGAGGAGAGCGTAACAAAGACAGCAGTGCATTAAATACTAAGTGGTTAACGGAttaattgtgaaaaacaaaGTGCACTATTTGGCTGCAAACAGCGGAGGCACTGTTGAGTCAACCTCAACTCGTTTGTCATCTGAACAACATTGCAAGTCGAGCTACTATGTATTACTCTgcttggaaacaggagttcaaaacaaacacagagaGGGATTCTCCCATTTTAATTACAATTAatggtcatttttttttgttttggacatgCTTAAGTTACTTtaaaggaacatcacatgtttacacttgcacaattcaacatgtcgcaaaagaagtaggaagaagcaaagcttatttaattctaccatTATCCTACCATATTCTCCATGTctattacagtggatcccctcacatttgcaattcagcaatCACGACcctgcaaattcacagatttttgttaaaacacgtttttcccctctaaaaataagtatttttttctgcaggaaacaTATCTCCTTCAACATAAatctgtaataatttataaataagtgataatgcaggtaaactgtacagcatacatgtactactgttagaaagcccaccatttttacatgtttatgcctttatgcttcactccttgaatgcaccatagttgtgtgcagtTGTAGTTGTAGAGAAAGGAGTGAGTCGTGTgtcaaaaattgacattttgaatAGACATATcggattttcgccattcgctggtggtcccagaAATTAACCCCCACAAAGAGTGGGGATCTATTGCATTGATAATTCATACCTAAAGGAGgcccgggggtggagtaaattacacagacagtttgggcgggaggcaggaaacactgcaggaagaggtgcagagtctggaagatctagaaagctttctgtgcgggttatcgtttgtagctgctctataggtgtccagaactcaatacaaggGCCCGAAAATTAGtgtaataggtcccctttaagtttTAACTTTTTAAGTTTTTTGGTAAATGTTGAACTGTTAATTCAGTTTGATTCCTAGTGGGGAAAACTGCAGTAGCGGTTaactttgtttttacacttcAGACAGTTGAGAACAAAAAAGCACAGTACAGCGTGCCTGCCTGGGGTGCGCAGTTTGATTTAGTTTTGCGATTAACTGGTTTACTCTTGATTGTCAGCCCAAAGCTCCATCACTTGGTTTCTACGACAACGATATTGACTCCTACCTGTGCAGACCTCctctccatcctcctcctcttcaatgTTGTCTCGATCATGagagtcttcttcttcttttggtaaACTCTCCTCCTTAACAGCTACATTATATTCTGCACTAAACTCACATCCATGCTGGAGGTCCGGCTCCACTTTTACAAGCCCCTGCAGGTGGTGGTGAGGACCATCTGTAGAGGGTGTCCCATCATCACCACCCTCTGGCTGAGAACCTAAATAGCTTAATGTGGCTCCACAATAAACCTCGGTGATCTCCAGGGAGTGTGGCTCCTCTTTGATTCGGATGTCGAGCTCCTCTCCATTGGTACAATATTCCCCAGAGTCTCCATCTTCCTCATTGAAAGACTGCAGCACGTCATTTTCACATTTAACCGTGACGACGTCGTCGTCCGCCTTTGCCGTGTCTTCCAGCGGCGTCTTGACAGACTCCACCTTCATGTTGTGCACCGTGGACGACACACACTTCAGTCAGAAATGATTATTAAGCTACTCGCCGCACAGGGAGGCGTAAGGAGGACAATAACAACGCAATGTTGATGTCACTCTCggctaatgttagcatcatGGCGTTAGCATCGTGGCTAACCGCATTAACCTGGCCGCGGTAAAGATGTAAGGTCCGAGTCACATATTCTGGCTTTGTCCACTAGAAGACACGCATATATACTCATACTAGAGAGCTGTTATAAATGCGGAGGTGTTACAGTAAGGCCCGTGTTTACTAACCTGCTACATTCGGCACTTTAAATAGAATACAGTACAGAGTACAGCCCGCACTGGATGAGATGGGGCACTTCCGGTTTGCGTGGACAATCAGGGACGTCCCTACTTAAATCCCGAAAAAGACCACGCCTTTTAAATATACTACCGTTCACCCAATTTAAAATTTGTCGTTATGTGACATTTTTCTTCTATTAACACAATAAAAACCAACACCACAATCTTAATTCACAgacttgtttttattatttcatccgACTCATGACAGGTAACCTTAATGCAATCTTCTGTACAACACTGTTCCCTTCTTTGAAGTTATGTACAAAAataatgcatgtaaaaaaacgCTTACTTGTGATGCagttataaatagagaccataTTTAACTAAGCTTGAACGTTTTAGGGTGATTCAGTTCATGATTATAACCTTTGTTGTTAAAAATTCAATTTTAGTGTTTCACCTAAGAAGTAGGGCTCATTGGctctgtgcaaaaaaaaaataaaacataaaaaatgtcaaCCAGTGAACATGTAATTCTGtctcatttcatttaaaaatcacTCTCACCAGGAGAAGTTCTGAAGATAATCCATCCTATTTTCATTGTACtcgcaaaataacatttttcatttgttgtatGTATCCATTATTGTTAGCCATTATTTTGAGATGTTTTACTCAACGGCAGCTAATACAATCATCTATGCAGGCAGGTTTGCCCATATTAAAGCAGTCCAGCAAAACAAGCCAAACAGACATACATTACACATACAGAAAACACCATCACATTTGCAAATATCTTCATTTGGATGGACGAGTGCACTTATTAAATTCGCAAC
It contains:
- the LOC129184999 gene encoding oocyte zinc finger protein XlCOF6, whose protein sequence is MKVESVKTPLEDTAKADDDVVTVKCENDVLQSFNEEDGDSGEYCTNGEELDIRIKEEPHSLEITEVYCGATLSYLGSQPEGGDDGTPSTDGPHHHLQGLVKVEPDLQHGCEFSAEYNVAVKEESLPKEEEDSHDRDNIEEEEDGEEVCTESSEFFPCPHCDVSFTDLDFLEKHVKWVHQKEYLAELKKCLSSHAQKSLIPKHTCTVCGSTFSSKVYLRVHVRESHPSAPTRRLHPCPTCVRSFQYLKNLKNHCQRWHSMSVVIRGGHLCCVDCGKSFKTTWGQGPHLCHQPHTESEEKPICLDLGLKCSECGKKLSTPQSLDDHMRIHTGDRPFVCKDCGRRFVERSSWRQHQRIHTGEKPHKCQVCGKAFQRGHQLKCHLTTHSAKKEYSCSQCGKEFGLKASLNLHLRTHSSEKPFQCPVCGKSFNTRKNLRVHSKLHNSEKSHQCGDCGLKISDLGALKIHLRTHTGERPYHCTVCGNKFIRLAHLRNHQRTHTGERPYKCNECDKSFTQSGDLVKHKRIHSGEKPFECPDCHRRYTSSGDLGKHRRTHTNLRPYICQECGKSFRLSGHLKTHMRTHTGEKPYSCPNCLRRFARSHHLSGHIAKCR